The Solanum lycopersicum chromosome 6, SLM_r2.1 genome has a window encoding:
- the LOC101244001 gene encoding RNA binding protein: protein MVLSNKKSKQKLRAAKAELLASCEVKEEEGSMNEKTQQKQKKRKRDETDGELRKPMEKKKKKKKKKRKGKKKEEDGQVVQVASAAQTTKTEEREESVDISNKVYVGGIPYYSTKDDIRSYFEGCGTIMEVDCMNFPDSGKFRGIAIITFKTEAAAKRAMALDGSDMGGLFLKIQSYKSAKANKVSNFSPNMVEGYNRVYVGNLSWNVTEDDLKKVFSDCSISSIRFGEDKETGEFRGYAHVDFSDCVSVNMALKLDQKIVCGRPVRISCAVAKEGAVKKGGATDSRPMQKDQNVDSVATSTVSAKIRRRTCYECGERGHLSSSCPKKHEIDQKEQVAS, encoded by the exons ATGGTTCTATCAAATAAGAAGTCGAAACAAAAACTAAGAGCAGCTAAAGCTGAACTGTTAGCTTCTTGTGAAGTTAAAGAGGAAGAAGGGAGTATGAATGAgaaaactcaacaaaaacagaagaagaggaagagagaTGAAACTGATGGGGAGCTGAGGAAACCtatggagaagaagaagaagaagaagaagaagaagagaaaagggaagaaaaaagaagaagatgggCAAGTTGTACAAGTAGCATCAGCAGCCCAGACTACTAAAACTGAGGAAAG AGAAGAAAGCGTTGACATTTCTAATAAAGTTTATGTCGGAGGTATTCCTTATTATTCCACTAAGGATGATATTAGGAGCTACTTTGAAGGTTGTGGCACCATTATGGAGGTTGATTGTATGAATTTCCCTGACAGCGGAAAGTTTAGAGGAATTGCCATTATCACTTTTAAG ACTGAAGCAGCCGCTAAGAGAGCCATGGCACTGGATGGTTCTGATAT GGGTGGACTATTCCTGAAAATCCAGTCATACAAGTCCGCTAAAGCTAACAAAGTGTCCAACTTCTCACCAAACATGGTCGAAGGGTATAATAGGGTATACGTGGGTAACTTATCATGGAATGTAACAGAGGATGACTTGAAGAAAGTTTTTTCAGATTGCAGCATAAGTTCTATCCGATTCGGTGAAGATAAAGAAACAGGAGAATTTCGAGGTTATGCCCATGTGGATTTTTCTGATTGTGTCTCTGTAAACATGGCATTGAAGTTGGATCAAAAGATTGTATGTGGTAGACCTGTTAGAATAAGTTGTGCTGTTGCGAAGGAAGGAGCTGTTAAGAAAGGAGGTGCAACAGATTCAAGACCTATGCAGAAAGATCAAAATGTGGATAGTGTTGCAACAAGCACTGTTAGTGCAAAGATTAGGAGGCGAACATGTTATGAATGTGGAGAGCGTGGCCACCTTTCATCGTCTTGTCCAAAGAAGCATGAAATTGATCAGAAAGAACAAGTTGCTAGTTGA